Proteins from a single region of Segatella copri:
- a CDS encoding GIY-YIG nuclease family protein: protein MNKENIGYVYILTNPSFREDWVKIGKSSRPVDWY from the coding sequence ATGAATAAAGAGAATATTGGTTACGTTTATATCCTCACCAATCCGAGCTTTCGCGAGGATTGGGTGAAGATAGGTAAGAGTTCCCGTCCGGTGGATTGGTATTAA